CAGCTTCCAGTAAAGGGGCTGACACAGCAGGTCTTTCAGGTTCTGGTACTGGAGGTTCTTCCACTTGTTCTTTCTCCATTTTACAGTCACCTGTATCTGTTTCTTCGTAATGTACAACTGTGTGTGTTATTTGTGTTTCCATGCTAGTGAGACGGTCTTCAAGCAAGCGGCGCATTTGCCTCTCACGTTCAAGCTGCGCCCGTAGTTCTCCATTTTCACAATCCTTCTTCTGTGTGACTCCTGAGACTGTTATAACTGGTACAGGTTCTGGAGACCTTGAGTTTGTTACAGTATCATCAGTAGAATCGGGAATAATGGAGGGAACATGAGTGATGATTtcactttttcttttcttaaggGGTATGTCTCCTCCCTCATGTTGATTCAGCAACCTCTTCAGTTGACAATTCTGAGATAAAAGTCTTGTTTTTTCCTGTTCTAGTGAGTAGATATATTCTGCTGTTTGTTGCAGTATGGCagcctataaataataaacagaaatTGTTAAACATGCAAGTCAACAAATATATGCTCTTATAAATATAAGGCAGTGTCACAGAAAGAACACAGGctttctctctcataggagagagggactTAAAGAATAGAGGCCAGCTCTCAATCTATAATATGGGTTTGAGACTGATTGATTATTCTCCCACTATAGTAATGATATCAGGAACTGATAACCCATTCCTTGGAGAGCATTTTAAGTTGTCAATCTTACTAACTTATGATGGGTCATAAAAACCACTAACCAACATTGGATTTGTGTGTTGGGTCCATAGTCCACAACAGTGACTCCTATGAGGGATGGGACTGGAAGGATGTTTAAGAATTGTTGATGATGTGGGACGGATAGCCTTAAAGATTATCATCATAgatgattcaatatttttgtacataaaatCAAATTGTAGTTGATATTGTTTGAAAGATAGAAACAAAAGATAGATACTTTATTACCATACGTAAACCTCTATTTTCACTTGTTATTGTGCCAATATaagttaaattatgaaatagtCTTACTTTACTAAGTTTTTCTCCTTCATGACGCGGCAGTAGGGTGCGCAAAGCTTGGAAGCCTGCATTGATACTCTGCATTCGTCTTCTTTCATTGCTGTTAGCAATTTCTCGCCGAATTCGCTTCTCTGCTTCCATAGTTTTGGTTCCTGTTGTCAATTTGTCCCCTCTGAAAATACAGTGTTAACTCTCCATAATTTGTTTAAACATAGACACTACTGAGTGTGATTGATTTATCTTATATTGcatacaaaataagtaaaaaagttGCCTTAAAGTAATTATTGGACTTATGGATTATTGGATGAcgtaattcttttttaattatatgttaGTTAGCATTCCCCTAGTCCCCCCATGTATATAAAATTGTGTT
The genomic region above belongs to Pararge aegeria chromosome 11, ilParAegt1.1, whole genome shotgun sequence and contains:
- the LOC120627219 gene encoding transcription factor AP-4, which gives rise to MSLHGNDVCLLEIEDYNLYEEEASDHANSRGDKLTTGTKTMEAEKRIRREIANSNERRRMQSINAGFQALRTLLPRHEGEKLSKAAILQQTAEYIYSLEQEKTRLLSQNCQLKRLLNQHEGGDIPLKKRKSEIITHVPSIIPDSTDDTVTNSRSPEPVPVITVSGVTQKKDCENGELRAQLERERQMRRLLEDRLTSMETQITHTVVHYEETDTGDCKMEKEQVEEPPVPEPERPAVSAPLLEAAIKAEPRVEVEVLPDAAHDAPSRLYLPSTSRQNLETIVEAIRHLEGDHLFGEVGTDAPLALTKKVERAPPQRPGVIVVKHS